GAAAACGGCGGCCGTGCCCAGCGCGTCGGAGTTTCGCGCCCGCAGCGTGCCGCCGCCGTCGAGGGTAAACGCGGCGCCTTGGCCGAAGGCGCTGTTGTTTCCGCTCACCAGCACAGTCCGGCCGCCGCCAATGGCGACCGTGGTCCCGGCCGTTCCCGAAAGCGACTTGGCGAACGTGCCGCTCACGGCGAATTGCAGCCATGAATCGCCGTCGAGCTGGATCGTGCCTTCGTCGCCCAAAGCCGAGAGGTTTTCAAGGATGGCGTGGCCCGGCGAACTGGAATCGCCCAGGCGCACATTGCCCCTGAAGGCGGTGTTGGCGCCGTCGGCGCGCAGCACCGCGCCCCCGCCGATTTGCAGCGACGAATCCGCGCCGCCCGCGAGCGCGTCATGACCGGCGACGGTGCTGGTGCCGGCAAGGTTGATGTTGCCGTTATAGGCAGGGTTTCCCCTGATGACAAATGTCCCGCTGGCGCCAAGGTCGAGCCGCCCGCCCGCGTTTATGGCGAGGTCTCCGGCGGTCTGGAATTTTCCGTCCAGATCGAAGACAGAACCGTCCTCGATGGTGAGCGCGCTGGTTTGCCCGAGCGAATGATGGGCGCCCGCCACCACGGTGGTGCTGCCCGAGATGCGGGTCGCGCCCGTGTAGTCATTGCCGGTGAGATGGGCGAGGGTGATGGTTTCCCCGCCGGTGAAAGCAAATCCCGAGGCGCCGGTGCCGGTGAGCCGCGCCCCGAGGGTTTTGTCGATGGAGCCGGTCGGGTCGATCACAACGCTTTCGGCATCGTGCGTGGCCTCGATCGCGGCAATGCCGTAGCCGAGCCAGATGCCGCTGTCATCAAATGCGCCGCTCGCCACGGCCGTGTAGCCGTAGTGGAGGAGGCCGGTTTCCACCGCGCCGGTTTTGATCATGGCGGCCGAGCCGCTGAGCGCCGCCCCGTCGAGGCCGGTGACGGCGATGTTGCCGGCGAGCGCGGTGTGGGTTGCCTTGACGACCTGTTTCGAAAAAGTGCCATCAAGGTCGAACACGCTGGCGTCGAGCGCGGAGTGCGTGTCGATGCCGGCGAGCAACGCCGTGTCCACGGCCATGGTGCTGCCGGAGCCGGTGCCGGCAAGGCTCCCGACCGTGAGCAGGTGCGGCGAAAACTCCAGGCTCGCCGCGTCGCGCCGCACTTCGAGGCCGCCGCCCGCGAGGTCGAGGCCGTTGATTGATCCGCTCCCGTCAATGCGGAGTTTGCCGCCGTCGGCGAGCTGGAGCGTGGCGCGCCCGAGGATCTCATCGGTGGGCGCGGTGAGCGCGGCGACGCCGAGCGTGCTGCTGTTTTGCAGGCGCACCGTGCCGTTGAAACCACCCGCGGCCTGCACGACGGTGAAGAAGCCGCCCGTCTCGCCCGCGCCGTCGAGCGCGAGCGTGCCGCCGCCGTTAAGGGCGCCGCCGGGGAGATTGCGGGCGGCACCGATTTGGACCACGCCCTGGCTTATGTCCAACGCGCCGGGCAGGGCGGAATTGTCCGCGGCAAGCACCAGTTTTCCGGCGCCCGTTTTCGCAAGCCCGGAAAGATCGTCCGGCGCGGAGGCAAACTGGTTCGTCGCGGTGACGGTGAGGCCGCTCGCGATGTCGAGCGTCAGCGCGGCCTGTCCCGCGGGCAGGGAACTGCCGGTGAGCGTGAGCGCGCCGAGATTGCGGAAAAAGTCCGCCGAGTCCGCCGATGCGCGGACCGTGCCGCCGTTCAGGATGACCGTCGCGGTTCCGTCGCCGCGCCGGAACCCGCTCGTGGCGATCAAACCGCCGCGAAGCTCCAGCCGCCCCTCCGCGCCGGGGGAAGCGCCCAGCATGATGCCATCGTCGGCGCGCAACACCGCCTGCTCCGTCAGGGCCAGCGCCCCGGAGCCGGTCTGGCCCACCGCAAAATAGCCGGTGTTTTCCCACGCGCCGGAACCGCTTATGGCGACGCGCCCCGCCGCTGCCGGCCCGGAGCCGATCACCGTGGAGCCGCTCGTCACGATGCCGCCATCAAGAACGTTCAATGTCCCGTTTCCGGCGAGCCCGACATGCATCGCTTCCGCCGAAACCTGCGAGCCCGCGCCGCCGAGATTGACCACGGCGGCTCCATCAGACCCGGACGCCACGATGACCGCCGTCCCGTGGACCACGCCCGCAAGTGCGAGCGTGCCGCCGTCCGCGACCAAGTGACCGCCGCCGAGCGTGTTGCTGCCGCTCAGGGCAAGCAGCCCCGCGCCGGTTTTTCGCAGTGCGACAGCGGGGACGCCCGGGTCGCCATTCGTGAAGGTGAAGTTGTTGGTCGCCGTGACGCCGACGCCGTCATCCACCTCGAACGCAAGCGCCGGCGTGGCCGCGAGCCCGCTGCCGCTGATCTCGATGCCGCCGAGATTCTGGAAAAAATCGGCATTGTCCGCCAGCGCGCGGATGGTCCCGCCATTGAGGAAGAGGGCCGCCGTGCCGTCGCCTTTGACCAGTCCGGTCGTTTCCAGCATACCACCCTTCAGCGTCAAAGCGCCTGCTCCGCCGGTCTGGGCGCCCAAGGTGACGAGCCCTGCGAGCCGGACGGTGGCTTGATCCTGAATGATGACGCCGCCGGTCCCGGACAATCCGACTGCAAGATACTGCGCCTCGATCAAACCGGACCCGCTCACCGTGACCAAGCCGTCGCCCGTCGCAGCCATGCCAACATCGAGATGGCCGGCGACGATCTTTCCGTTGTCTGCAATCGAAAGCCGCCCGGCGCCGGAATCACCGATTTTCAGCGGGGAGGCACTTTGCCAGAGCCCCTGCGCCGTCACGGCGAGTGCGCCGTCGGCTCCGGCTGCCCCGCCGATCACCCCGGCCGCATCGTTGAGCGTGCCGGTCAGCGCCACGGTGCCGCCGTGGACGACCAGCCCTCCGGCGTCAAACCAGCTGCTGCCGCTGAGCGTGAGCAAACCGCCGCCGGATTTTAAAAGCGCGCGGAACGGTGACGGCGCCGTCCCGGAGGCGACGCTGAAGTTGTTCGTCGCCGTGATTGCCAGGCCGGAATCGACGATGAGCGTGAGCGCGGCGGAGTCGTCATCGACGCCGCTGCCATCAAGCACGAGATCTCCGAGGTTGTTGAAAAAATCGGTGCCGCCGGCCAACGCGCGGATGGCGCCGCCGTTCAGCTCAAGATCCGCCGTGCCCTGCCTGCGAGCCAGTCCTTTCGTCTCGAGCACGCCGCCCCTTAAAGCCAGCGAACCCGTGCCGCTTGCGTCCCGTCCGATATACGTTGTGCCCCCGACATGCACCGTCCCGCTTTCCGCGATCGTGAGCGCCCCCGCCCCCGAATAGCCGATGTAGAGATCTTCGGTCATGGACCAGCGCCCGGAGCCACCCACTGCCGCGCTGCCGCTGGCCGCGGCGCCATATCCCAGATACGAAGCCCGGCTTGAAACGGCGCCGCTCCCGGAAAGCTCCAGTGCCCCCCGGCCCTGACTGCCAACATAGAGGTATGAGGAGTTTATCCAAGAGCCCGTGTCGCCAACGGAAACCGCGCCGATGCCCTGAGCCGTGTTTCCGATATGGCCCATGAAATTGGAAACGGAGCCGCTGCCGATGATAGTCACCGTGCCCCGGCCCTGATCGCCCACGAGCAGCCCGCTTGTGTTTTTCCAGAAGCCCGAATCACTGACTGTAACCAGCCCGGCCCCGGATGCAGTCTGGCCGACATACCCGAAGGAGCTGGTCACACCGCCGTTTCCGGCGATAACCAACGCGCCCGTCCCGCTCGCACCGACATAAAGCTCGCTGCCATTCGCCCATCGGCCCGTCCCGCCTAGGACGACGGACGCCGCCTGCCCTGCGGCATTGGCGACATACCCGCGCGCCGAGCCCAGCGACCCTGAAATCGCGAGCGTGCCTCCGGTTGCCAGCAGGTTGCCCGATGCCAGGTCCACATGGCCAGAAAACAAAAGCTCGCCCCCGCCGCTTTTCGTCAGTCCGTCCGCCCCGATGATATCCGTCGCGATTGCGGCCGCCACGCCGTCCCGGACATTGATGTATGCCGAACCGGTCATGTGCAGCGCATGGCCGCCGGTGGAAGTGACGACATACGGCCCCGTCCGGAATTCCAACCCCGCCACGGAAACATCCTCGGCAAGGTTGATTGTCCCCGAGCCGGAATCGAAAATCGCCGTGCCGCCTGACCAATCCGAGTCCGCCTCCCCGGTGCTGGATCCGGTCCACGAAAACGACGACGCGCTCCAATCGAAACCGCTCCCCAAATCGCCGCGCCAGAACCGGGTGTTCCCGACGAAACTCACCGTATCGATCCCGATATAGTCACTGTTGCTCCCGGAAGGACCCGCGCCAGTCACGAAATACCGCAAGGCGAATCGTCCCTCGACCGCCTCCGCAAGGCCGCTGACGGTGACCGTATACTGCGTCCAGGCTGTGGGATATACGCCTGACTGCAGGCTGGGATTGATCGAAAGCAATAGCGTCGCAAAATCGCCGGTGGCTGTCGAGGAGGCGCCGACATTGGTCGAGTCGCCGTTGAGGCTCAGACGCAGCTCCAGCCGGTCCGGATAATCTATTCCGGCCATTTTTCGGGTATAAAATGTAAACGTGTCTCCGTTGCCGATCATGACAGATGGCGTTACCAGCCAGTTGCTGATCGTTCCGGCGCCGCCGGTTGTATTGTTGAAATTGGCACCGATATACGCATTCGGAGCGCCGGCATGGGAAGCAAACGTTTCCACACTGTTGCCTTGAAACCAAGTGGTGCTGCCCAGTGGCGAACTGTTGTTCTGCATCACCCATCCTGCGCTCCCAAGCGATGAAATGTCATCGAACCCCTCGGTGAAACTCTGCGCCGGTGCCGGTATGGCGTGGGCAAACAGGAACAGGACCCAGAAGATCGGTGCGCGGCTGCGGTAAGCTCCCCTCCGGCAGGAGGCGGAGAATTGCGATGAAACAAGAGTCATGGCTGGCTGGATACGGGAAGCACTCCCCATGAAATCCGAATATGCAATCCAGGAATGCACGCCGGCGTATCGCGCTCACGGCATCCGGCTATGCAAAAAAATCACATCCCGCTATCTATTAAAATTTTAATCATTCTATTAAATAACATATAAAACAACAAGCCAACAAGATAGCCAACGCTCACGCGCTCCACCCGCGATCCAATTGGCAAATACGATTCCTATAAAATAGCCTACCCATCATAACCCAGGATCATTCGATAGAATAATACCGTAGTCAAATTTTCGCTAAATAAAAGACTGGCTGCGGCAGAAATCCATCAATGAACTCTGCATATCCTAAAACACACATGAAAGAGTGTGAACGATTCTGAATCCCGCTGGCTGTTTGCGCAAAACCTGATTTTCCATGCTGCCTGCATATCTATCACCGCGGGGCCGCCAGCCAAGGTGGTGTTCGGCAAGTGTCACACACGATCATTCATATAGGCAGAACCCCTGCTCTGACGGATAACCCGGACACAAAGTCTTCCACCGCATTGCCGCTCGTTATGATAAACTTCAAACAACACTCACAGTCTTGCTTGCCATCGTCTGCATATTCGTCCAGCGCAGATCCTAATCCTTTTTATTTACCAAACAGCCATGATGTCATTCTGCCGCCGCCTCGGCCATGGCGACAATGTTTTCCGGTGGCACATTGGGCAGGAGTGACTCATGACTTGGCGAAACAATATAATTCGGCCCCAACAGATCTTTCAGGCGGCGCACCTCATCCCGGACGCTCTGTGTCGTTTCAAAGGGCAGGATGTGCTGCGTATCTACACCGCCCATAAAAACAATTTTTCCGTTATACTTCTTCGCCAATGCCGCGGCATCCATGTTCTTTGCGCGTGCTTGGATCGGATGCAACACATCCACCCCCGAGTCGATGAGACGGGGAATAACACGGTCAATGGCCCCGCATGAATGAAATACCACCCTGTATCCATAATGATGCGCCTGATCGGCAAGCTCCCGAAAATAGGGCAGGACAAAATGCTCAAAGTGTTCCGGTGAGATGAGCAGATCAAGTTGAGTGCCCAAGTCGTTGCCTAAAAAGAAAGCGTCGATCCGGTCCCCCGCCTGTTCAAAGAGCTGCTTGTTTGCCTCAAGATAAAAATCCACGACATGCCGCGTCACAGCTTCCACTACGTTCGGCGTGGTATGCATCTTTATAAAATAATCCTCCATGCCGAAGAAATTGCATACCTTATGATAAAAACAACTCCACATGCCGCTCAAAACCGCCTGTCCTGCCGCCACGGTCCGCTCTATTTCTGCCAGGGTTTCGCCAAAGTCCAGTTCTTCGAGTCGCGGCCAGCGAAACCTTTCGATTTCAGCCACATCCTCGACATCGGCGAAGACCCCCGGTTCGCTCAGGGAGGTGCGCTCCCGTCCGCCAAACTCGTCAAACATGGTGCGTTTCGGATTGGCCCACACGCGGTGATCCTCCGGCATCACCCACCGGCACGTCGAGTTCAGTTTTAGACCGAGCTCAAAATCATCCTTCACTTGGAAATAAGACTGAAGCCTCCCTATGCTTTCAGGGTTCGGATACCCGTGCCAAAACCCGCAGTGTGAGGCCTCGCGTTTGACTATGGCATGAAAATGCTCCTTTTTTGTCTCTGGTGTCGTCTGCTTCATACGAAATATTGCGCTGGGATAAATGTTGCCATTGACTGGACTCAGGGCGGGGTTGATTTTTTCGGTTTCATGTTTCAACCGCCTTTGAGCGATGGCATATCGCCTTGTCCTGACGCCGTATTGCCATGTTTTTTCTCCGCGATTCAGTCATGGACGGTTTTCCCGATAGCTTCATGCTCTTTCTAAGGTTGTCCGTCAGTCCCTATTCCATCCGGCGACCGTTTCGACAATGCCGTCGTAGGAACATCTGGAACATGGTGCCGCCGTGCCGATGAGCCCACCTCCATTATGCACGAACAGGGATTTCATGATTTTTATATCACGCAAAATTTCGGCGGCGTCGCCCCTGGCCAGCACGCCCTGACGGTCGAGCTCGCCCCAGAATGTCACCTCGCCCCGGAAATCGTGCGAAAGCCTCTCCTTGTCCATGATCCACAACTGCGAGTTAATCGCCGAGACCCCAAGTTCCACCAAGTCGCAAAAAATGGATTCGATGCATCCGTCGCTGTGGAAAAACACGTGCCGCCCGGCCTTCCTTATCTTGCCTATGATCGCCTTATAGCGGGGCTTGTAAATACGCCGCCATGTAAGTGGCGAGATGAGCAGCGACCCCTGCGATCCCCAGTCGTCGGCAATCAACAGGTTGTCAATGTCGTATTGCAGCCATTTATCAACCCATTTGTCGTAATAATCATAAACGATATCGAGAAGCGTATAAAACTCGTCGCTTTCCTCGGCAATGTCCATGAGCAAGTTTTCCGTGCCTCGGATATGCTGCATGCGCTCAAAGAGATTCATGTTAGAGCGGGGAAATATAAACCTGTCACGGTGTTGCCGGATATCCTCGGCAAGGTTCTCGCGGCCCTCGTCTATGATATGATAAGGTGCCTTGAACTTTTTCAATCCATCCCATGTGGCAAGAGGCGGCTCTTTGACCTCGCCGATGATGCCCGGCTGATGGTTGTGCCAGACACAACCCCAAGCGTCCCGTCCCGTGCCGGCGGCGTAGCGGTCGAACGGGTATTCAGCGTCCTTGTGATCAGGACGATGAAAGTCCATGTCATATTTATCAACCTCGGCGCGAAGTTTCTGTCCGTATTTGATAAAAACCTCCGGCAGCGCCCAGCTCAGCACCGGGATTTTGTCGGGATGATTGAAAGTCAGCGTGCGCTGGACGCGTTCCCTGCCTGTCATTGTCATGTTGGAATGATGTTAATATAACGAAACGGGTGATTTGTCCGGCGGCTCATTCGTTCGACTCCACCTCCCGGAACGTACCCAGCGGCATGCCTAACTGCGCCTTCTTGTATTGTTTTTTCGGACGCGAAATCGGCAGGTCGGCATTGACATGCTTGTGCCACGCATTGATGGCCGCGCGCATTTCCTCCACCTTGCCCGGCATGTCATTGGCCAGATTGGTTCTTTCCGAAACATCCTCCCGCAGGTTGTAAAGCTCCACCATTTTCGGGTCCTCGAAGAAGTCCATCAACTTGTAATCCCCGTTTCGAACCGCCGTGGCGGGACGCCAGCTGAGTATTGATTTTTCCCCGAAGTCGGATCCGAAATTATAGTGGGGATAAAAGAAAAACAAGTTCCTCGGCGCCAGGCTCCCCTTGCCGGCAAAGAGCGGCGTCAGGCTGACGCCATCTGTTTCGCCGGTCGCTCCGGCGGGCGCGCCGGAGACCGCGGCAAACGTCGACATGTAATCAACGCTGATGACCGGCTCGCTGCATGTTCCGCCCGCTAGGATGTGCCCCGGCCAGCGCATGATCAATGGAATCCTTATTCCGCCCTCCGCGAGAGTGTGCTTGCCCCATTTCAGCGGGGTGTTGTAAGTGACTATTTCATAGTCTGATAGACTGTTCCTTCCGCCGTTGTCGGAGGTGAAAACCACGAGTGTGTCATCGGCGATGCCCAATTCGTCGAGTTTGGCCAGGAGCCGCCCGATGCCGCGGTCAAAATACTCTATCATGGCGGCGTAAGGAGCGTTGCTGTGGATGCGTCCGGGCTTTCTCTTTTCCTTATATTTGGCAATCAGCTCGTCCGGAGTCTGTATCGGCAGGTGCGGAGCGTAATGGGCGAGATAAAGGAAAAACGGACTGCCCTTGTTCGCCTCAATAAATTTAATCGCATTGTCATTGAAATAATTGATGCACTTGTAATCACTCTTCCCATAAGGCGACTTGTTGTTGGGATCCTTGACGATAAAATCAAAGCCGGCGTCCTTCTGGGTATATCCGGGCTTGTTTTGGTCGCCCAAATGCCACTTGCCGATGCAAGCCGTGACGTAGCCGGCGGATTTCATCATTTTGCCCAAAGTGGGTTCTGACTTTGGGAGGTTGATGTGCTTCAGCGGCTCTATCAACGGCGTCATGCGGTCCGCCTGCTTTGGCCCGGTCGGATCCGTCATTCCAAACCGGGCCTGGTAGCGCCCGGTCATGAAACCCGCGCGGGACGGCATGCAAACCGGCGCCGTCACATAGGCGTTTGTGAAATACAGTCCCTGACCGCGCAGCCGGTCGATGTTCGGTGTTTCTATAAAATCGCTCCCGAAACAACCGCCGTCCGTCCAGCCCATGTCATCCGCCACTATGAATACAATATTGGGCCTGGCACCCGCCGGATTCTTTGCCTGCGCCTGCGCTTGGATGGACACGGGCGCGAGGCCGGTGGCAAAGCCGAGCCCGAGCGACGCAGTTTTGCGGAGCCGGGATTTCATATCGAAATAATGCTTTTGTTTTTTCATATTCTGCATGTGTTTGGGTTCACGAAAGGGATTGTGTTCGGAAGAGTTGAAAAGCAGGGTGGAGAAGGCCGTTTTTATTCTTTGCTTTCAGGATCCGTCCTGAAAGGCCGCAAGGGAAGCCCGCTGCCATTTTCAACGGAGAGCACGGGATTATCGGCCCAACCGTAGCGAACCGCCACGGGAGAAGGAATGTCCTTGTTCCAGACAACGATTTCATCACCCTCAACACACCCCTCGGCCCACTTCCAGAGACCGTCGCCGCCGCGAATGGCAAAGCCTTTCAATGAATCCGTGTTCAAGCGAAGCCCCCTGGTGTGCTTGAAGCGCAGCCGCGCCTTGCCTCCCTCGATTTGAAACCCCGCCAGCTCGGGACTGCGGGGATCGTCCATTGTCACTGCATAAACATCCGCG
This genomic stretch from Termitidicoccus mucosus harbors:
- a CDS encoding uroporphyrinogen decarboxylase family protein, giving the protein MKQTTPETKKEHFHAIVKREASHCGFWHGYPNPESIGRLQSYFQVKDDFELGLKLNSTCRWVMPEDHRVWANPKRTMFDEFGGRERTSLSEPGVFADVEDVAEIERFRWPRLEELDFGETLAEIERTVAAGQAVLSGMWSCFYHKVCNFFGMEDYFIKMHTTPNVVEAVTRHVVDFYLEANKQLFEQAGDRIDAFFLGNDLGTQLDLLISPEHFEHFVLPYFRELADQAHHYGYRVVFHSCGAIDRVIPRLIDSGVDVLHPIQARAKNMDAAALAKKYNGKIVFMGGVDTQHILPFETTQSVRDEVRRLKDLLGPNYIVSPSHESLLPNVPPENIVAMAEAAAE
- a CDS encoding uroporphyrinogen decarboxylase family protein, which gives rise to MTMTGRERVQRTLTFNHPDKIPVLSWALPEVFIKYGQKLRAEVDKYDMDFHRPDHKDAEYPFDRYAAGTGRDAWGCVWHNHQPGIIGEVKEPPLATWDGLKKFKAPYHIIDEGRENLAEDIRQHRDRFIFPRSNMNLFERMQHIRGTENLLMDIAEESDEFYTLLDIVYDYYDKWVDKWLQYDIDNLLIADDWGSQGSLLISPLTWRRIYKPRYKAIIGKIRKAGRHVFFHSDGCIESIFCDLVELGVSAINSQLWIMDKERLSHDFRGEVTFWGELDRQGVLARGDAAEILRDIKIMKSLFVHNGGGLIGTAAPCSRCSYDGIVETVAGWNRD
- a CDS encoding sulfatase translates to MQNMKKQKHYFDMKSRLRKTASLGLGFATGLAPVSIQAQAQAKNPAGARPNIVFIVADDMGWTDGGCFGSDFIETPNIDRLRGQGLYFTNAYVTAPVCMPSRAGFMTGRYQARFGMTDPTGPKQADRMTPLIEPLKHINLPKSEPTLGKMMKSAGYVTACIGKWHLGDQNKPGYTQKDAGFDFIVKDPNNKSPYGKSDYKCINYFNDNAIKFIEANKGSPFFLYLAHYAPHLPIQTPDELIAKYKEKRKPGRIHSNAPYAAMIEYFDRGIGRLLAKLDELGIADDTLVVFTSDNGGRNSLSDYEIVTYNTPLKWGKHTLAEGGIRIPLIMRWPGHILAGGTCSEPVISVDYMSTFAAVSGAPAGATGETDGVSLTPLFAGKGSLAPRNLFFFYPHYNFGSDFGEKSILSWRPATAVRNGDYKLMDFFEDPKMVELYNLREDVSERTNLANDMPGKVEEMRAAINAWHKHVNADLPISRPKKQYKKAQLGMPLGTFREVESNE
- a CDS encoding autotransporter outer membrane beta-barrel domain-containing protein; the encoded protein is MTLVSSQFSASCRRGAYRSRAPIFWVLFLFAHAIPAPAQSFTEGFDDISSLGSAGWVMQNNSSPLGSTTWFQGNSVETFASHAGAPNAYIGANFNNTTGGAGTISNWLVTPSVMIGNGDTFTFYTRKMAGIDYPDRLELRLSLNGDSTNVGASSTATGDFATLLLSINPSLQSGVYPTAWTQYTVTVSGLAEAVEGRFALRYFVTGAGPSGSNSDYIGIDTVSFVGNTRFWRGDLGSGFDWSASSFSWTGSSTGEADSDWSGGTAIFDSGSGTINLAEDVSVAGLEFRTGPYVVTSTGGHALHMTGSAYINVRDGVAAAIATDIIGADGLTKSGGGELLFSGHVDLASGNLLATGGTLAISGSLGSARGYVANAAGQAASVVLGGTGRWANGSELYVGASGTGALVIAGNGGVTSSFGYVGQTASGAGLVTVSDSGFWKNTSGLLVGDQGRGTVTIIGSGSVSNFMGHIGNTAQGIGAVSVGDTGSWINSSYLYVGSQGRGALELSGSGAVSSRASYLGYGAAASGSAAVGGSGRWSMTEDLYIGYSGAGALTIAESGTVHVGGTTYIGRDASGTGSLALRGGVLETKGLARRQGTADLELNGGAIRALAGGTDFFNNLGDLVLDGSGVDDDSAALTLIVDSGLAITATNNFSVASGTAPSPFRALLKSGGGLLTLSGSSWFDAGGLVVHGGTVALTGTLNDAAGVIGGAAGADGALAVTAQGLWQSASPLKIGDSGAGRLSIADNGKIVAGHLDVGMAATGDGLVTVSGSGLIEAQYLAVGLSGTGGVIIQDQATVRLAGLVTLGAQTGGAGALTLKGGMLETTGLVKGDGTAALFLNGGTIRALADNADFFQNLGGIEISGSGLAATPALAFEVDDGVGVTATNNFTFTNGDPGVPAVALRKTGAGLLALSGSNTLGGGHLVADGGTLALAGVVHGTAVIVASGSDGAAVVNLGGAGSQVSAEAMHVGLAGNGTLNVLDGGIVTSGSTVIGSGPAAAGRVAISGSGAWENTGYFAVGQTGSGALALTEQAVLRADDGIMLGASPGAEGRLELRGGLIATSGFRRGDGTATVILNGGTVRASADSADFFRNLGALTLTGSSLPAGQAALTLDIASGLTVTATNQFASAPDDLSGLAKTGAGKLVLAADNSALPGALDISQGVVQIGAARNLPGGALNGGGTLALDGAGETGGFFTVVQAAGGFNGTVRLQNSSTLGVAALTAPTDEILGRATLQLADGGKLRIDGSGSINGLDLAGGGLEVRRDAASLEFSPHLLTVGSLAGTGSGSTMAVDTALLAGIDTHSALDASVFDLDGTFSKQVVKATHTALAGNIAVTGLDGAALSGSAAMIKTGAVETGLLHYGYTAVASGAFDDSGIWLGYGIAAIEATHDAESVVIDPTGSIDKTLGARLTGTGASGFAFTGGETITLAHLTGNDYTGATRISGSTTVVAGAHHSLGQTSALTIEDGSVFDLDGKFQTAGDLAINAGGRLDLGASGTFVIRGNPAYNGNINLAGTSTVAGHDALAGGADSSLQIGGGAVLRADGANTAFRGNVRLGDSSSPGHAILENLSALGDEGTIQLDGDSWLQFAVSGTFAKSLSGTAGTTVAIGGGRTVLVSGNNSAFGQGAAFTLDGGGTLRARNSDALGTAAVFSADQGTLRLENFNGALANPLEGRVTLQLRDASAITIARANDGFQGAIDIDATSALTLSGSAAAGSAATLANAGLLVLAAAHAVANDSGMIGNTGTTRVIAQDAMAAGASLGNTGHVQIAIPGHATFSHAINNAPSATVELNTAAEEDELVFATALTAGNLVKTGDGVVVLGAAQTHAGLTEIQAGTLRATAANQFSASSEHRVAGGAVLNLGGFGQHLGHLRNDGRVDFVALGQALTVAGLSGHGTYTMDVNLATQEADRIVVTGTATGTHTLLLTALGGAPANPSTLSMGIVAIGAGDATFTANAIDAGMHSYALFQGDPDDPLASDPLTWYLGRSAQSRAADAILLTAGVLSIDWHYSLDSLRLRMGELRSGGIPAVGRGGDTTPTGNVWVRTGAYHLSAGKDAAGAAFDQDTFGVTAGLDRAFGMDAGDFFAGGFIAMGQSSRDHDNHGESTTGSVGAGVYATWLHASGWYADLVARIDRYDNRLDARSDDGQLTRADYSNLLYGFSVEAGRRLRKRHVWLEPSVQAAVAYIDGEDYTAASSSLQTIDVSIRKATAFQYRLQLRGGVDLGAWRPYAKFGTVRSNTDGGEVYAGGGIYAPALDGWRFETGLGASYLIDPSSQVYFDYEYNKAGGYERPWALNLGYRRNW